The following proteins come from a genomic window of Pyxidicoccus sp. MSG2:
- a CDS encoding RNA polymerase sigma factor yields the protein MDDTQLGQLYERYGFLVHRRCLQLVRRPEDAEDALQETFLRVKRYGPPRDGGATLAWLYTVAARCCFDLMEKRGREPVAEESQLAALEERGGGSTEDADRRALLGAALRTLDGKTRTIGVLHYLDGYTQEEVAEQTGFSRKTVGKKLKTFEDRIRQLFGGRGNEAPR from the coding sequence ATGGATGACACGCAGCTGGGCCAGCTCTACGAGCGCTATGGCTTCCTCGTGCACCGGCGCTGCCTCCAGCTCGTCCGCCGGCCCGAGGACGCCGAGGACGCGCTCCAGGAGACCTTCCTCCGCGTGAAGCGCTATGGCCCCCCGCGTGACGGCGGGGCCACGCTCGCCTGGCTCTACACGGTGGCGGCCCGCTGCTGCTTCGACCTGATGGAGAAGCGGGGCCGCGAGCCCGTGGCCGAGGAGTCGCAACTCGCGGCCCTGGAGGAGCGTGGCGGCGGCTCGACGGAGGACGCGGACCGGCGCGCTCTGCTCGGCGCCGCGCTGCGCACGCTCGACGGCAAGACGCGCACCATCGGCGTGCTCCACTACCTGGACGGCTACACCCAGGAAGAGGTGGCCGAGCAGACGGGCTTCTCGCGGAAGACTGTCGGCAAGAAGCTCAAGACATTCGAGGACCGCATCCGCCAGCTCTTCGGTGGACGCGGCAACGAGGCCCCACGATGA
- a CDS encoding caspase family protein, with product MRLLPLLLLVFLWPSLAPAETVRLLVSIGANVGDPDDAVLRFADDDAARVRQLFVELGGVRADRASVLVDAPAQDVRQKLAEVAGRVAELRGEGHDPVLVVYVSSHAKAGVLHLAGTHLPLAELRDTARKAGARLTVVVVDACESGTLAQKKGGRAAPAYDVALEKLPLHGQVVISSSGPAELSEEWDSLQGSLFTHHLLTGLRGDADADSDGKVSLSEAYAYSYRRTVAGAAGAGQHPAYALELAGTGELVLTEPAGARSALVFPAAASGRYVVSSRPRPDVVAEVEKEPGRPLRLAVPPGRYLVRKRAGASTGLLEVELPFGGERQVNEAALEWRRYQEVAVKGGALELRNAAVLALGRWEAAPIPGTGSRVSAALGYRHTWGAWWALGTLSGTRASYRGVGLGITEGALGLGASAGYRWLEWALVPHVGLSVELMGLRQSFRRDREEDIQDTMGLPGLAPRSALGVAAGPVVGVEVPLPGPAFALVQGQVLVRYLPPASDGVAPLRLVPLASAGAGFRF from the coding sequence ATGCGGCTGCTGCCCCTGCTGTTGCTCGTGTTCCTGTGGCCGTCCCTCGCCCCGGCGGAGACGGTGCGCCTGCTCGTCTCCATCGGCGCCAACGTGGGCGACCCGGACGACGCGGTGCTGCGCTTCGCGGATGACGATGCGGCACGCGTGCGTCAGCTCTTCGTGGAGCTGGGCGGCGTGCGCGCGGACCGCGCCTCGGTGCTGGTGGACGCCCCGGCGCAGGACGTGCGCCAGAAGCTCGCGGAAGTGGCGGGCCGCGTCGCCGAGCTGCGTGGCGAGGGGCATGACCCCGTGCTGGTGGTCTACGTCTCCTCGCACGCGAAGGCGGGAGTGCTGCACCTCGCCGGCACGCACCTGCCGCTCGCCGAGCTGCGCGACACCGCGCGCAAGGCCGGTGCGCGACTCACCGTCGTGGTGGTGGATGCGTGCGAGAGCGGCACGCTGGCGCAGAAGAAGGGGGGCCGCGCGGCGCCCGCGTACGACGTCGCGCTGGAGAAGCTGCCGCTGCACGGCCAGGTGGTCATCTCGTCGAGCGGACCGGCGGAGCTGAGCGAGGAGTGGGACTCACTGCAGGGCTCGCTCTTCACGCACCATCTGCTCACGGGCCTTCGTGGCGACGCGGACGCGGACTCGGATGGCAAGGTGTCCCTCTCCGAGGCGTATGCGTATTCCTACCGGCGCACCGTGGCGGGCGCGGCGGGCGCGGGGCAGCACCCCGCCTACGCATTGGAGCTGGCCGGCACGGGCGAGTTGGTGCTCACCGAGCCCGCGGGTGCGAGGAGCGCGCTCGTCTTCCCCGCCGCCGCGTCGGGACGCTACGTGGTGTCCAGCCGCCCGCGTCCGGACGTCGTCGCCGAGGTGGAGAAGGAGCCCGGCCGCCCGCTGCGGCTCGCGGTGCCTCCGGGGCGCTACCTCGTGCGCAAGCGCGCGGGCGCGAGCACGGGCCTGCTGGAGGTGGAGCTTCCCTTCGGCGGCGAGCGGCAGGTGAACGAGGCCGCGCTGGAGTGGCGCCGCTACCAGGAGGTCGCCGTGAAGGGCGGCGCACTGGAGCTGCGCAATGCGGCGGTACTCGCGCTCGGACGCTGGGAAGCTGCGCCCATCCCCGGCACGGGCTCGCGCGTGTCGGCCGCGCTGGGCTACCGACACACGTGGGGCGCGTGGTGGGCGCTGGGCACGCTGTCGGGCACGCGTGCCTCCTACCGGGGCGTGGGACTCGGCATCACCGAGGGCGCGCTGGGGCTGGGCGCGTCCGCGGGCTACCGCTGGCTCGAATGGGCCCTGGTGCCCCACGTGGGCCTGTCCGTGGAGCTCATGGGGCTGCGGCAGTCCTTCCGGAGGGACCGGGAGGAGGACATCCAGGACACGATGGGGCTGCCCGGGCTGGCGCCTCGGAGTGCGCTGGGCGTCGCGGCCGGGCCGGTGGTGGGCGTGGAGGTGCCGCTGCCAGGGCCGGCCTTCGCGCTCGTGCAGGGACAGGTGCTGGTGCGCTACCTGCCGCCCGCGAGCGACGGCGTGGCGCCCTTGCGCCTCGTGCCGCTCGCCAGCGCGGGTGCGGGCTTCCGCTTCTGA
- a CDS encoding protein kinase domain-containing protein, with product MSEPRHIPFGKYELQERLGSGGMAVVYRALYTAAPGVTKPVVIKRVLGTYAEDPAFVEMFLNEARISVGLSHGNIVQVFDFGKVDGEYFLAMELVDGHTLGRVLKAAKVKGLACLPAPLAVGIALEMCRGLHHAHTRLDARGEPLGVVHRDLSPDNVLLSYEGEVKLTDFGIAKARLKGRPETEVGIVKGKYLYFSPEQARGEALDARSDVYTVGSVLYQMLCGQRPADGSEFEVMRKISEGELTPALSLNPTLDSDLQGILRLALATSREKRYLSAEALQQSLSDWMGFRAPRFPANARKHFMGWLFQEELTALKRAPQIPADFLSQLQAWRGRSAAMPVQDGAPRSMTPMSPPRASPLGRPALAVDGVSATQVAKEAARPPVPPASASTPDAPGTGPTHANLRSRFRAHLLRRPAMVKGVLGALAVGIVSLVGTTVVRGAREEQRPDSPPVVATPPRSPEPSTATPSTATPGGATAATATPPTATGVEAMPTGATSATGTPSDAMPAGATTDTGTPSDAPPSTATAPDPAPGATEPSSPEDETRLALENGLYWTSRADDNRALGWFQQCLRFDKSQARCHLELARIYSRRGAIRDAMKHFTSHLALESEGPSADEARRYLKLYAGSDPP from the coding sequence GTGAGCGAGCCCCGTCACATCCCATTCGGCAAGTACGAGCTCCAGGAGCGCCTGGGGAGCGGCGGCATGGCCGTCGTGTATCGGGCGCTCTACACGGCGGCTCCTGGCGTCACGAAGCCCGTGGTCATCAAGCGCGTGCTGGGCACCTACGCGGAGGACCCGGCCTTCGTGGAGATGTTCCTCAACGAGGCCCGCATTTCGGTCGGGCTGAGCCACGGCAACATCGTGCAGGTGTTCGACTTCGGGAAGGTCGACGGCGAGTACTTCCTGGCCATGGAGTTGGTGGACGGGCACACGCTGGGGCGGGTGCTCAAGGCGGCGAAGGTGAAGGGCCTGGCCTGCCTCCCCGCGCCGCTGGCGGTGGGCATCGCCCTGGAGATGTGCCGGGGCCTGCACCACGCCCACACCCGCCTGGACGCGCGCGGCGAGCCGCTTGGCGTGGTGCACCGGGACCTCTCTCCGGACAACGTCCTCCTGAGCTACGAGGGCGAGGTGAAGCTCACCGACTTCGGCATCGCCAAGGCGCGACTCAAGGGCCGGCCGGAGACGGAGGTGGGCATCGTCAAGGGCAAGTACCTGTACTTCTCGCCGGAGCAGGCACGGGGCGAGGCGCTGGACGCCCGCTCCGACGTGTACACGGTGGGTTCGGTGCTGTACCAGATGCTCTGCGGCCAGCGCCCGGCGGATGGCAGCGAGTTCGAGGTGATGCGCAAGATCTCCGAGGGAGAGCTCACCCCCGCGCTGTCCCTCAACCCCACGCTGGACTCCGACCTGCAGGGCATCCTCCGGCTCGCGTTGGCCACCTCGCGCGAGAAGCGCTACCTGAGCGCGGAGGCCCTGCAGCAGTCACTGTCCGACTGGATGGGGTTCCGCGCGCCGCGCTTCCCGGCCAACGCGCGCAAGCACTTCATGGGCTGGTTGTTCCAGGAGGAGCTCACCGCGCTGAAGCGGGCACCGCAGATTCCGGCGGACTTCCTGTCGCAGCTCCAGGCCTGGCGCGGCAGGAGCGCCGCGATGCCCGTGCAGGACGGCGCCCCCCGGTCGATGACGCCCATGAGCCCGCCCCGGGCATCTCCGCTGGGCAGGCCCGCGCTCGCGGTGGACGGAGTCTCCGCGACCCAGGTTGCGAAAGAGGCCGCGCGCCCGCCCGTGCCGCCCGCATCCGCGAGCACTCCGGATGCGCCGGGCACGGGGCCCACCCACGCGAACCTGCGCTCGCGCTTCCGTGCGCACCTGCTGCGCCGCCCGGCCATGGTGAAGGGAGTCCTGGGCGCACTGGCCGTGGGCATCGTGAGCCTGGTGGGAACGACGGTGGTCCGGGGCGCGCGGGAAGAGCAGCGGCCGGATTCGCCTCCGGTGGTTGCTACGCCGCCCCGCTCGCCGGAGCCTTCCACCGCGACACCCTCTACCGCGACGCCCGGGGGCGCAACGGCGGCCACCGCGACGCCCCCCACCGCGACGGGCGTCGAGGCGATGCCCACGGGTGCGACCAGCGCCACGGGGACGCCCTCCGACGCGATGCCCGCGGGTGCAACCACCGACACCGGGACGCCCTCCGACGCGCCCCCTTCCACGGCAACCGCGCCCGACCCCGCTCCTGGCGCCACCGAGCCCTCCTCCCCCGAGGACGAGACGCGTCTCGCGCTGGAGAACGGGCTGTATTGGACCTCGCGCGCTGACGACAACCGGGCCCTGGGGTGGTTCCAGCAATGCCTGCGGTTCGACAAATCCCAGGCGCGGTGTCACCTCGAATTGGCTCGCATCTACTCGCGCCGGGGCGCGATACGGGATGCAATGAAACACTTCACCTCTCACCTCGCCCTGGAGTCCGAAGGACCCTCGGCGGACGAGGCGCGCAGGTACCTGAAGCTGTACGCAGGCTCGGACCCTCCGTAA
- the uvrA gene encoding excinuclease ABC subunit UvrA: MRKLRDPQHPHEPSGRTRTGYVRVRGAREHNLKNIDVELPRDALVVFTGVSGSGKSSLAFGTLYAEAQRRYFESVAPYARRLIDQAGVPEVDSIDGLPPAVALQQHRGSPTSRSSVGSVTTIANSLRLLYSRAGTYPPHQPHLDSDAFSPNTPAGACPNCHGLGRVYEVTEKSMVPDDSLTLRERAIAAWPPAWHGQNLRDILVTLGYDVDTPWKDLPKKDREWILFTDEQPTVPVYAGFTPAETRRALKRKEAPSYMGTFTGARKYVLQTFATTQSALMKKRVSQYMVGGQCSVCQGKRLRRESLSVTFAGLDIGELSRLPLKRVAEILRPAADGTGPGAAKLAREHPEQALVAARIAKDLLARISVLTELGLGYLSLERSTPTLSPGELQRLRLATQVRSNLFGVVYVLDEPSAGLHPADTEALLKALDQLKGSGNSLFVVEHEVDVIRHADWVVDVGPEAGEKGGRILYSGPLEGLQHVESSKTRRYLFGTDLRLRHAPRAPRGWLRLEGVTRNNLHSLDVDFPLGVFTTVTGVSGSGKSSLVSQVLVELVAEELGHEAPLDEEEGEELERTVVLTTGGRIAEGMEGIKRLVRVDQKPIGRTPRSNLATYTGLFDSVRKLFAATPAAKARRYDVGRFSFNVAKGRCETCEGEGFVSVELLFLPSVYAPCPTCHGARYNAKTLEIRYRGKNIAEVLGMTVDGAHEFFADEPQVLRSLAVLREVGLGYLRLGQPATELSGGEAQRIKLATELQRMQRGNTLYVLDEPTTGLHPADVDKLMTQLKGLVEAGNTVILVEHDMRVIAESDWVIDMGPGAGDEGGRVVAAGTPAQVARSSVSRTAPFLARVVA, from the coding sequence ATGCGCAAACTCCGCGACCCCCAGCATCCTCACGAGCCGTCCGGCCGCACGCGAACGGGATACGTCCGCGTCCGGGGTGCCCGCGAGCACAACCTGAAGAACATCGACGTGGAGCTTCCCCGGGACGCGCTCGTCGTGTTCACGGGTGTCTCCGGCTCGGGCAAGTCCTCGCTGGCCTTCGGGACGCTCTACGCGGAGGCGCAGCGGCGCTACTTCGAGTCCGTCGCGCCCTACGCGAGACGGCTCATCGACCAGGCCGGCGTCCCCGAGGTCGACTCCATCGACGGCCTGCCTCCGGCGGTGGCTCTCCAGCAGCACCGGGGCTCGCCTACGTCCCGTTCGTCGGTGGGCAGCGTGACGACCATCGCCAACTCGCTGCGCCTCCTGTACTCGCGTGCGGGGACGTATCCGCCGCACCAGCCGCACCTCGACTCGGACGCGTTCTCTCCCAACACGCCGGCGGGCGCCTGCCCCAACTGCCACGGCCTGGGCCGCGTGTACGAAGTCACCGAGAAGTCCATGGTGCCGGACGACTCGCTCACCCTTCGCGAGCGGGCCATCGCCGCGTGGCCGCCCGCGTGGCACGGCCAGAACCTGCGCGACATCCTGGTGACGCTCGGCTACGACGTGGACACGCCCTGGAAGGACCTCCCGAAGAAGGACCGGGAGTGGATTCTCTTCACGGACGAGCAGCCCACCGTCCCCGTCTACGCGGGCTTCACCCCGGCGGAGACGCGCCGCGCGCTCAAGCGCAAGGAGGCGCCCAGCTACATGGGCACCTTCACCGGCGCCCGGAAGTACGTGCTGCAGACCTTCGCCACCACGCAGAGCGCGCTGATGAAGAAGCGCGTGTCGCAGTACATGGTGGGCGGGCAGTGCTCCGTCTGTCAGGGGAAGCGGCTGCGCCGCGAGTCCCTGTCCGTCACCTTCGCGGGGCTCGACATCGGTGAGCTGTCCCGGCTGCCGCTGAAGCGCGTGGCGGAAATCCTGCGCCCCGCCGCGGACGGCACGGGCCCGGGGGCGGCGAAGCTGGCGCGCGAGCACCCGGAGCAGGCGCTGGTCGCCGCGCGCATCGCCAAGGATTTGCTCGCGCGCATCAGCGTCCTCACCGAGCTGGGCCTGGGCTATCTCTCGCTGGAGCGGAGCACGCCGACGCTCTCGCCCGGGGAGCTGCAGCGGCTGCGGCTCGCCACCCAGGTGCGCTCCAACCTGTTCGGCGTGGTGTACGTGCTCGACGAGCCCTCCGCCGGCCTCCATCCGGCGGACACCGAGGCGCTGCTGAAGGCGTTGGACCAGCTCAAGGGCTCGGGCAACTCGCTGTTCGTGGTGGAGCACGAGGTGGACGTCATCCGGCACGCCGACTGGGTGGTCGACGTGGGCCCGGAGGCGGGCGAGAAGGGCGGGCGCATCCTCTACAGCGGGCCGCTGGAAGGGCTCCAGCACGTGGAGTCGTCCAAGACGCGGCGCTACCTCTTCGGCACGGACCTGCGCCTTCGCCACGCACCCCGCGCGCCCAGGGGCTGGCTCCGGCTCGAAGGCGTCACCCGCAACAACCTGCACTCCCTCGACGTGGACTTCCCGCTGGGCGTCTTCACCACGGTGACGGGCGTCTCCGGCTCGGGCAAGTCGAGCCTCGTCAGCCAGGTCCTGGTGGAGCTGGTCGCCGAGGAGCTCGGCCATGAAGCCCCCCTGGACGAGGAAGAGGGCGAGGAGCTGGAGCGCACCGTGGTGCTCACCACCGGCGGCCGGATTGCCGAGGGGATGGAGGGAATCAAACGCCTGGTGCGCGTGGACCAGAAGCCCATCGGACGCACGCCGCGCTCCAACCTGGCGACGTACACGGGCCTGTTCGACAGCGTCCGCAAGCTCTTCGCCGCGACGCCCGCCGCGAAGGCCCGGCGCTACGACGTGGGGCGCTTCTCGTTCAACGTGGCCAAGGGCCGCTGCGAGACGTGCGAGGGCGAGGGCTTCGTGAGCGTCGAATTGCTCTTCCTCCCCAGCGTCTACGCGCCGTGCCCCACGTGCCACGGGGCCCGCTACAACGCGAAGACGCTGGAGATTCGCTACCGCGGAAAGAACATCGCCGAGGTGCTGGGCATGACGGTCGACGGGGCGCACGAGTTCTTCGCCGACGAGCCGCAGGTGCTCCGCTCACTGGCCGTCCTGCGCGAAGTGGGCCTGGGCTACCTGCGCCTGGGCCAGCCCGCCACCGAGCTGTCCGGCGGCGAGGCCCAGCGAATCAAACTCGCCACCGAGTTGCAGCGGATGCAGCGTGGCAACACGCTCTATGTCCTGGACGAGCCCACCACGGGCCTGCACCCCGCCGACGTGGACAAGCTGATGACGCAACTGAAGGGCCTGGTCGAGGCGGGCAACACCGTCATCCTCGTCGAGCATGACATGCGCGTCATCGCGGAGAGCGACTGGGTCATCGACATGGGGCCGGGCGCGGGTGACGAGGGTGGCAGGGTGGTTGCCGCCGGCACGCCCGCCCAGGTCGCCCGGTCCTCCGTGAGCCGCACGGCACCGTTCCTCGCGCGCGTCGTCGCGTGA
- a CDS encoding right-handed parallel beta-helix repeat-containing protein, with protein sequence MKRAMWMGVGLLTVVLGACSEVQKTADEAGVQLPETGQEQGAEEASRGTGGSGMPSGTSTSRPEHFSREWYVSTSGSDTAEGSKAKPFRTIRRAMRAVGPGEAIKVLPGAYAESVVIDGDVKPGRKDAPITVKAVGHARIVPGKGGALVQFRKPYWIVDGFDIDVKGQPRFAVIFEGNTEGSVLAGSHVHDGTLGGGVTTFGGAHDVTIEGNNIHDFRKKPRGDSHGVVVQATSRDITVRDNDIHDNSGDSVQCLKPDRAGQAPARGLLVEKNRLYSNDENAVDIKTCSNVVIRDNDMHGFRKSATSAGEAVVVHYSAKNVRVEDNRISDAGRGISVGGVKDGNQPSPSAVEVKDNRITDISKQGGGDGTGIRVENAKDVAVVGNSIDKTEGYGLMVGLGANNAPSENVTVRENVVRGRNLVRLGKHRPGLRMDRNRYAKGGLLKADPKEVRDLTEWKSVSGVDGTSSQVP encoded by the coding sequence ATGAAGCGAGCGATGTGGATGGGGGTGGGGCTCCTCACCGTGGTGCTGGGCGCGTGCAGCGAGGTGCAGAAGACCGCGGACGAAGCAGGGGTCCAGCTCCCCGAGACCGGACAGGAACAGGGCGCCGAGGAGGCGAGTCGGGGAACGGGCGGGTCGGGGATGCCCTCGGGCACCTCCACTTCGCGCCCGGAGCACTTCTCCCGCGAGTGGTACGTGAGCACCTCGGGCTCGGACACGGCGGAGGGCTCGAAGGCGAAGCCGTTCCGCACCATCCGCCGGGCCATGCGTGCGGTGGGGCCCGGTGAGGCCATCAAGGTCCTCCCGGGCGCCTACGCGGAGAGCGTCGTCATCGACGGCGACGTGAAGCCGGGACGCAAGGACGCGCCCATCACCGTGAAGGCCGTGGGGCACGCGAGAATCGTCCCGGGCAAGGGTGGGGCGCTCGTGCAGTTCCGCAAGCCCTACTGGATTGTGGATGGCTTCGACATCGACGTGAAGGGCCAGCCGCGCTTCGCCGTCATCTTCGAGGGGAACACCGAGGGCTCCGTGTTGGCGGGCTCGCACGTCCATGACGGCACCCTGGGCGGCGGCGTCACCACGTTCGGCGGCGCGCATGACGTCACCATCGAGGGCAACAACATCCACGACTTCCGGAAGAAGCCCCGGGGCGACTCGCACGGCGTGGTCGTCCAGGCGACGTCGCGCGACATCACCGTCCGCGACAACGACATCCACGACAACTCGGGTGATTCGGTGCAGTGCCTCAAGCCGGACCGGGCCGGGCAGGCGCCCGCGCGCGGGCTGCTCGTCGAGAAGAACCGGCTCTATTCGAACGACGAGAACGCGGTGGACATCAAGACGTGCAGCAACGTGGTCATCCGCGACAACGACATGCACGGCTTCCGGAAGTCGGCCACGTCCGCGGGTGAGGCGGTGGTGGTCCACTACTCCGCGAAGAATGTCCGCGTGGAGGACAACCGCATCTCCGACGCGGGGCGGGGCATCTCCGTCGGTGGCGTGAAGGATGGGAACCAGCCGAGCCCGAGCGCGGTGGAGGTGAAGGACAACCGCATCACCGACATCTCGAAGCAGGGCGGCGGTGACGGCACCGGCATCCGGGTGGAGAACGCGAAGGACGTGGCGGTGGTGGGCAACAGCATCGACAAGACGGAGGGCTACGGGCTGATGGTCGGCCTGGGGGCCAACAACGCGCCCAGCGAGAATGTGACGGTCCGCGAGAATGTCGTCCGGGGCCGGAACCTGGTGAGGCTCGGCAAGCACCGGCCCGGGCTGCGCATGGACCGGAACCGCTACGCCAAGGGTGGGTTGCTCAAGGCGGACCCGAAGGAAGTTCGCGACTTGACGGAGTGGAAGAGCGTCTCTGGCGTGGATGGGACTTCCTCGCAGGTGCCTTGA
- a CDS encoding pirin family protein: MAWQMPDEPFVDPDPSSALETIIMPRTRDLGDGFEVRRALPSMRRRMVGPFIFFDQMGPAVFRSGHGLDVRPHPHIGLATVTYLFEGQVLHRDSLGTVQTIQPGAVNWMVAGRGITHSERTPPGLRASGGKLYGIQIWVAAPKTHEEIAPGFAHTPAEALPVVEDAGARVRVIAGGLYGARSPVSTLSELFYADAVLAAGARLQVRASHEERAAYVAEGLVELEGQTYGPGQLLIFRPGAEVVVTASAQAGGRVLLFGGEPMDGPRHIWWNFVSSSRERIEQAKEDWKSGRMAAVPGETDFIPLPEPEPSGVARYP; this comes from the coding sequence ATGGCCTGGCAGATGCCCGACGAGCCCTTTGTCGACCCGGATCCCAGCTCCGCGCTGGAGACCATCATCATGCCGCGCACGCGCGACCTCGGTGACGGCTTCGAGGTGCGCCGGGCGCTGCCCTCGATGCGGCGCCGCATGGTGGGCCCCTTCATCTTCTTCGACCAGATGGGGCCGGCGGTGTTCCGCTCCGGGCACGGGCTGGACGTGCGGCCGCATCCGCACATCGGCCTGGCCACCGTGACGTACCTCTTCGAGGGTCAGGTCCTCCACCGGGACAGTCTGGGGACGGTGCAGACCATCCAGCCCGGCGCGGTGAACTGGATGGTGGCCGGACGCGGCATCACCCACTCCGAGCGCACGCCCCCGGGGCTGCGCGCGTCGGGCGGGAAGCTCTACGGCATCCAGATATGGGTGGCCGCGCCGAAGACGCACGAGGAGATTGCGCCCGGCTTCGCCCACACGCCCGCGGAGGCGCTGCCCGTGGTGGAGGACGCCGGGGCGCGCGTGCGGGTGATTGCCGGAGGCCTGTATGGCGCACGCTCTCCCGTGAGCACGCTGTCGGAGCTGTTCTACGCGGACGCGGTGCTCGCGGCCGGCGCGCGGCTTCAGGTCCGTGCGAGCCACGAGGAGCGCGCGGCGTACGTGGCGGAGGGCCTGGTCGAGCTCGAGGGACAGACGTACGGGCCGGGGCAGTTGCTCATCTTCCGGCCCGGCGCGGAGGTGGTGGTCACCGCCTCGGCGCAGGCGGGAGGTCGCGTGCTTCTCTTCGGCGGCGAGCCCATGGATGGGCCGCGCCACATCTGGTGGAACTTCGTCTCCAGCTCGCGTGAGCGAATCGAGCAGGCGAAGGAGGACTGGAAGTCCGGCCGCATGGCCGCGGTCCCCGGCGAGACGGACTTCATCCCGCTCCCGGAGCCCGAGCCCTCCGGCGTCGCGCGCTACCCGTGA